The DNA region AGGAAAACAACAAACACACCAGGGAGTGTCAGCACCAAACCACACAGCTCAGTGTCCTGCCTGCTACAGGGAGATCAGTTTGATCCAATCTATCGTCACAGCCTTTCAGAGTTTTAGAAAATGCTTCCATCTTTCAGAGAGAAATCTATGGGGCTGTAGTTGCTTTTGGACCTCCTAGTTAGGGAGAAAATTGGAGCAAACTCGTGTCCTGGGAGGACTTCTGGTTGGCATTCCTGAGAGAGCCAGCCTCGGCAAAGGTCAGTCACGAACCACAAGCAGGAGAACGCTCTCCTCTTTCAATTCTATCCAATCTACGGGAGTCTCTCAGGCAGTAAGGAAAATCACAGCACTTTGAGCTGGCCCTAGCCGATGCAAACcttcacttcacagatgaggcaaCAAGAACAACTGAGCACTAGACAGGCCGAATGACTTGGCCACGCCACACAGGTGGTCAGAGACAACCAGGACTGACGCGAATCCAGGCTTCAAACACATCCCCTGTGTTATAGACTGCATATTTGTGTCCCCTGCAAAATTTACATcggaagccctaacccccaaaaCTGTGGTATCTGGAGGtgtggcctttgggaggtgagtaGGTCACAAGGGTAGAGCCCTCAGGAATAGGAATAGTACAAATATTAGAGATACAAGAGAGAGGATTTATCTTTCTGCCATGTGGAGATATAATGAGAAGATAACTATCTGTAAGCCAGCCAGTGGGCCTTGCTGGAACCCAACCATGTGGGCACCCCAGTCTTGGGCTTCcaacctccagaaccatgagagagAAATATTTGCCATTTAGCCACCCAGTCTAGGGTATTTTTGTTCTATCACCCCAAAGGGACAGAGACACCTGTcacctccccactgccctctgtccACACTTCCCCAACATTTGATCAGCTACCATTTACTGGGTGTGTAGTAGCCAGACACCACACTGAGCATTTCTCACTCATGACCAAATCTGAGCCTCATGATTGCCTGAGAAGTCGGGACCCTCATCACTGTCATTCAGACAAGGAGACTGAGACCTCAGGGAGCTAACAGCTTGCAAAATTCACACAGCCCATAAATGGTCAAGTTGGGACTTGGGGCCTGAACGAGGTCAGTCTGATTCCAAACCACTTGTTCTATGCTGCTCCCCGCTTCCCAACCAAATCACTCCTCCCTGTCAGGCCATTATAACCTACAGCAAGAGGAGAGAATTTTCTTTCATGACATCTCTGAACTCAAGTCTGTGTGAAGGTTCCAGAATCAGAACGTCATCCCAATCTGGTGTGATTCTCAGCAGCTGAGCACCTGGCGCTAGTTCCTAATAAATGGACTTGAGCCATGTCGTCAGGGAAGGTAAAGGCTTGGCAAAGTGGATGAGGAGATGAaagcaagttgcttaacttccCTGAGACtgaatatttctgttttgttctcctTAAGGAATAATAACCATCCCCAACCATAGAGGCATGAGAAAGACGCAGGAGGTTGGGTGAGCAAGTGCTTTTCAAAGTGCAGCCCACATACGTGAGGCCTGGTTGGAGGGACCTGACCAGTTGTGGATGCACCTTCAGCAGTGACCCTACCCGCATCCTCTCTTCCCTACTGTTatgaattgcactgaatctcccccaccccaaatttacatattgaagccctaatccccataCGTGTGATCATACTTGTAGATGGGGCTttggggaggtaattaggtcatgaggatggagtccccataatgggattagtgcccttataagatgAGACATGAGACGTGTGTCCAGCATGTGAAGACTCAGCAAGAACTCAGACATCTGGAAATCAGAAGGAGTACCCTCTTCAGACACGAAACCTGTTggccccttgatcttggacttcccagattTCTGTCCCTCCTTCCTCAGATAAATCCTTCAATGTATTCAAGTGTCTTTCCAGAACTTAAATCTCATCAGATCCTCTTGCCTCCTGTTGAAAATCCTTCCATGACTACCATTGCCTAGGTCTTCAAAAGGCCACCCTTAGTTGGTCAAAGCATGCAAGCTGAGAAGGCAATTGAGGGAGTCAGTGAATAAGACAGATGCTACAATCTTTTGAAACCCAGTCACAGAAGTGGCATCCATCACCCTTGCTGTGTTCTGTTGGTTGGAATCAAGTGCCTAGATCCAGCCCACACCCAAGGGGAGGGGATTACACAGGCTGTGAATACTAGGAGGCGAGGGTCATTGGAGCTGTGAGTTAAGTGGCATCCCCCAAAGagacatgttgaagtcctaactcacAGTATCtgggaatgtgactttatttggaaataaggtctttgcagatgtaagaCATAAATCAAGTTAAAATTAGATCATATTGAATGAAAATGGTCCCTAAATCCAATGATAGTGTTATTataaggccatgtgaagacacagaaacacacatatgGGAAAGCTGGTcacgtgaagacagaggcagaaattGGAATGATGAAAGTACTTCCTCGGCCAAGGAAAGCCAAGGATCGCCAGATGCCACCAGACGCTAAGAGAGAGGCCTTCCTCCCTGGAGCAGATTGTTCTTTAGAACCTCAGAGGGACCGTGGCCCTGTCAACTCCTGCTCACCCTCCCCACCACGTGAGGCCTTGCCCAACCTCTGTGGCCACGGCCTGGGTTCTCCTCAACCGCCTTGACCTTCTCGCTTCTCTACTTGGTAATACATTCATTGAGACTCTCATTTTCTCCTTCAGAAAGAAGCCTTCACTGACCACCCCACCCAACCAGACTGAATTAGTTTGTCAAAATTCAACGAGCCATAACCTCagaatgtgtgcattttattgcattctcaaaaaaaaaaagctgatttttaaaaacccacaacTCTGTGGCGGTCCTCCATTTCACTCAGAGTAGAGACAAAATTCCTGCCAGGGCCTCCAGATTCCCGGTGCATGGTTACGCTTACCTCTTCCGCCTCACCTACTACCTGCCCTTTGGTCATACTGCCCTGTAGTTCCTTGAACATACCGGACACCCTCCTGCCTTGAGCCCTTTGCTCCAGCACTTCCTTCCAACAACCTGCCTCTTAGAAGTCTTTGCTTAAACCCCTGGCCTCTCAGTGCAGCCTCTCTCGACCACCTGATTGAACGATGCAGCACTCTCCCCAGCCCAACATCCCTGTTCCCCTTTAACTTTTTCCCATAATTTTATCATCCCCTAACATACTTTATAATTCACCTGCTCCCTCCACTATAATGTGAGCTCCCTGAAGTCAGGATCTTTGTTTTGTCCACTGAGGCATCTAAAGTGCCCAGAATAGAGTCTGGTATATACTGGGTGCTTAACAAAATCTTGAGTACATTATAGTGATATTCTTGGTATTTAGCAAAATTTGTTTTGGAAATCCCAGCCTGTCTTGGCAATGTAagggaaaccaaagaagagtgTCTGTGTCCACAACGGGGGCCTCGCACAACCTCAGGGCAGCCTCCCTCTGAGTCCAGGTGTGGAGAGCATAGACCTGGGAGAAGGTAAGCTCTGAGGGTGGAGTCTGGGACTTGTACAGCCTTTCCCACAATTAGAATCTTCTTCCAAGGTGCAAAGGGTACCCTGCCTGGCTCTTATAATGGAGAATTTCGATGCACCCATTGTTTTTCAGATGAAGAGATCAGGACACAGATAATCAGTGTCTTGTCAAAGGTCTCAGCAAATGATCAGCCAGAGTCCACAAAATATTCAGATACTTATAAACCATAAGATTCAGTGGAGCAAAATGCAAACATTCTGCACTTCTTTTCCCCTTAGGAGAACACATGAAAGATTCTTGGCTTGGTGAGACTTTTTTAAAGAAGACCAGGAAAGTGGGAAGAGAAAGGGGAATGCAGGAGACCTAGCTGGCTCCCTGATGGTCACAGAGGGCCTCCCTGCTGCAAGGGAGCAACTCTGGGGGCATCTCTCCCTTATAAGACTGCTAGTTTTCTCAGGCAAACCTTGCAAGAATGGATTCTGGCCCATTCTGGGCTCATCTTGAAAAGCAAGTAAGAATAATAGCAACAAGAGCCAGCACTTCCATAGTGCTAACTGTGTGCCTGCACTGTCCTTATAACAACCCTCTGAAACGTCTTTTGGTACTCTCTCCACCTCCCTCAtactccctgtgcctcagtttcctcatctgtcaataGGAATGATAACAGTGCCTACCTCACTAGGTTATAGTGCCCGGTGTATAATGAGGACTCAGTGACGCCTAGCTCATATTATTGCTATATAATTAGCACCCTTACTCTCAGGAAAGTCCTAGGCATTCAGCCACTCTAAGGGCATTGTACATGCCTCAGGATCAAGGGCAGCATGGCTATGACCCATCTCTGAAGGCTGTGCATTTTCTCAGCATCAGTCATCAGCCACAGGGAGGAGTCTTTCGCAGCACTGGAACAAATGGGAGAGAACTTTCTTTCTAGGAAAGGGGGCCAGAATACCTGTAGCCTGGGCACCATTTCCCCAGGATCATAACTCTAGGCTTTTGTCCATTCTGCCTACAAATCAAGGACCTGCAGGTCAGGAGAGTTAAATAGTGAAGTGTGACCATCAGGATCAGTGCCAGCTCTGGCTGTGTTAACTGTGGGGAGCCTCCATGCCTGGAAGCTTTGCAGCCTTGGCTAGAAGCCTAAACAGTCTCTCCCACTCCGTGGATAAGCAGGTGGCCTATCCCAGGAAGCTCTTCCAAGAAGGACCCTACATAGGGAAGCAGCTGAAGGTTTGGAAAGTATGGAAGTGCTCCCCTCCCCTGGGAGCACTTGTATTCAAGGAACTGGGTGTGTGCACATGTTTATAGGCCTTCTGTCCGGATGTGGTCAAGGGGGTCGGGGTGGGGGATGGTGAGAGTGCTATTCTAAGCTCTCCTTAACCAGGCCTCACATTTCCCACCAGATCACAGTCGTTCTTCAGATCCCTCCGCCCTTGAGGCTCCACATCTCCCTAGGGAGTGCTGCAAACACCCTGCTCTGTGCAGCCCATCTGCCTTGCATCTGCCTGTGAAAGGACCCTGCAATGGTCCTAATCACAAGGCTTTGTCAGGTTTTATAAAATGTGTCATCAGAAGATCTCAGGTTCTcattaaacattttgaaaaatgcttttagGTAGGATCAAGCTATTTGAAAGACCCCTACTCTGGCAAGTCCTCTGCAGTGACaactgcattcattcatttatttgcccAGGCATTCAGGCATTAACACAAGTGGTCACTGAGCACCACTGGCTGGTCAACTGTAGCTGAGTCCTGGGAAGCCAGCCTGACCAGCCTTCTCCCTTTCAGGAGCTCACCTCTAGCTTGCAGTCAGGAAGGGCACTTCGGGGATCCGAAATGGGCCCTAAAACAGGGGCATGAAAGGAGGGGAAGATGGTGAGAAGCAGGTAAGACCACTTTCTGTGGTGGTCAGGTAAAGATCAGCAAAGATCTGCCGGCGATTTCACTCTCCATTTCTTCCATAATCCAAAGAAAAATGCTTTGTTCTCTAGCCAAGGTCCGAAAGGGTAGAACCCCCAAAAGCTTTTAAAGGATTTGCGCGGAGACTGCGGCTTCTCCCTCAGACCCAGCAGGTTCGGTTTAGAGGATGTCCCATAGAGGGCGCTGTTTGCCTGACTTTGAATGGAGTTGTAGGCGTGAGGGAATAGAGGCAGCACCCCTCGCCAGAGGGCGAGTGAAGGACTGTCTGCGCCCGAGGCCCCGAATCCACGAGCTTTCTCGAAGCggaagggaaagaaagtgcaACTGCCTGTTCAAGCCAGCATCCCTGAAACTCACGGGATGGGCTGAGATGCTGACACCAGAGAAACTCCCCTCCCTGTCAaaacgcgcgcgcacacacacacacacacgcgcgcgcgcgcaccgCGCACCTGTGCGCCTCCTGGGAGAGGAGCCACCGGGACCAGAGAGAGTGAGGCGCAGGTAACGGCGCCGCAGGGGGAGGAGGCGGCTGTCTCAGACTTTTCTCCTGCCAGCCTGGCTAGTCCCAGTTGGGATCAGTCAAGAGCCCACTTCTCAATCCAGAACTTTTCTACGACATCTGCCAGGCGCCACTCTTTCTCGGGAGCTGAGAAGCCTTTTCTGTTTGTCTGCTTAAAAGCGTCTTCTAATTGTCAGAACTTTGGCCAAGTTTGCACGTGTTCACGCCCACAACAGGCACGCACGCACGCAGGGATCTCTCCACCACACCCTTGGTGGCGTGGCCGGCGGTGCCCCCAGAACCTGCGTTGCCCTATGCACGTCGAGCTATTTCTGCCGCTGGAGACAATGATTTCTGGATGTCTAGCATACGTTGGGTGACCTTGGCCTGGTCAACTCCTCTCCGGGAGCCCATTTCCATCTATAAAACCCGATTGTGAGACTCACCCTACTTGAGTCTCAGGACTATGAGTTGCTTCCAACTCAGATTTTAGATGGTGGAAAACCTAAATGCATTTTGCATTCCATTAAAGTCCTGTACAGACAGACTCAAGGGAGTAAtaataatgagaataataattGTTTAGGGAAGCGCCATTTACAATGCTTCCCGGctcccaaagcaaaaacaggGTTCACTACTGTAGATGAACGTTTACGTTTGCTGAAAAAAGCATGAAATATGCCCATCGAGATTTGGTGGGGAAGGGTCTGAAGGCCAGGATCGGAAAATAAACCATACTCACTTCTCAACTGGAGAACCAAAGCGATCGCATCTGTCAGTGCAGGGTGGCGTTGAGTTAGGCAAGGGACCGATCTAAGGAAAAACAAGGTGAAGGGGAGACAGAGGGGCCACAAAAAGACTGGGTGTACGAAAGCTCACAATGGGTAGAGGGGACTGATGGCCACGTCTCCTCCTATCTCCGACCAGGGAGCTGTCTCTCGGGAAGGGACCCCATAAGCAACTCTGATTCATTTGATACTTAAATCTAGAGTCTTATACGCCTGCCTTATGGCTTCTTGCGCAACCTGGGGAGTTGTTTTTAAAGCCGATGTAACAGAGTGACCTTCTGCTCAGCTGTCCCTCAGAGGCCCAGCAGGGACTTCTCTACGGACTTGGCGGCCATTGGGACGTGCTGCGGGTGCGGCCGCCACCACCACGGCTGCCACGGAAGGTACGCCGCTGTGCCTTAGGCTTACATTGCCGGTGTTAAAAGAGTTAGGCAGCTCCAAAAGCCGGCCGTTTGCCGGCCCACAGGCTCAGAGTTGATCGGCAGACCTTGGGCCCTGCCAGCCAGTGGAGAAGAGGCCCTTTCGGAGCATAGCCGTCGGTGCAGCGACACCGCTGCCCCAGCTGCCCCACCGAGTGATGAGCAGGGGCGTCAGTCCCTCCTGCGCACACACGCGGGTGCGCAGAGACGCACATCCATTCCTGCTCCCCGCGAGAGGCTCTCTCTTCGGTTTTACAGGGCCAAAGGCCAAGGCCACGCGGATTCCTAAGCCAGCCGACGCCATGCAAGGACTTACACCCTGAGTCCCTTCCCATCGACTAGACAGTGGGTGGGGAACCCAGATCCCTTTCTTCACGGTCACACCCTTAGCAGGCTTTTGGGAAAATGCTGAAGCCGCCGGACCCCAAAGGGTAGGAAAGCGCTGAGTTCGCCGCTGTCGGGAGGTCGCGTACTGCCTCCTGGACCCGCGCTGCGTGGCCCTCCAGCTacgtgggggggtggggggtggcgggCCCCTGCCAAGCCCCTGGGAGCGGAGGAGCAGCAGCTGCGAGCGCGAATAACCCCGAGGTGACCCGGCCGTGCCTGGCacgccccttctccctcccgcagGCCAGGCTGCTGGCAACAGCTCCCCGAGCTGCAGGGGGGAGAGGAAGGCGCGGGCTCCCGGCGCCACCGCTGTCAGTGCGCTCCGGCCGGGGGCGCCGCCAGCTCCGCGTCCCTTGCTCGCCTCCTGCGCTCGCAGGAGCGCTCCGAGTGCCTCTTTAGCGGGAGCCAATATCCTTTTGTGCTAATAGGCTTGTCCTCATTTGCTGCCTAATTGGACTATATAAAGCCAATAACAGGCGGGCTCTTATAGCCCGAAGCCAAAGCGCCAAAATCCGAGGGACAGAGAAGAGGGGGCGGTGGTGGAGGCGGCTGCGGTGCCCGGGCTCGGCTGCGCCTTCGCCTGCCTAATCCCATTTGCCATTGTGCGCGCCCAATCGCCGTATACTCCCCGCATTTAACTTGGATGACATTTTGATTTCATCATTAGCATCCGGCGCCGGATTGACGCAGCCCCAAGCCGAGCACTGCTCTTGCCGCCTCCTCCCTTGGAGCTGCAGCCGCCGCCAGGCCGCCCCGCTCCCTCGGTGCCGCGGCAGGGCAGCTCCCCGCCCCTCAGCACCCCTCCCCCATGCGAGCCCGCCCCGGCCGGGTCCTCACCCCGCCCTCGCGCCGCTGGATTTGCGCCCCGGGCGGCCGCCGACTTTGCGCCCCGTAGTTGAGTTCCGTTTATGGTCTGATTTCCGGCCGCCCGCCTACTCGCCGGGCCGCCCGCCtgtgcctctccctccctcccggggACCTGGAGGACGGGACGATGCCGGAGCCCGGGCCGGACGCCCCAGGCACAGCTAGCGCACAgcccccgccgccgcctcctccacCCGCGCCCAAAGAGTCCCCGTTCTCCATCAAGAACCTGCTCAACGGAGACCATCACCGGCCGCCCCCGAAGCCGCAGCCGCCCCCACGGACGCTCTTCGCGCCGGCCTCCgcggcagccgccgccgccgccgccgctgcggcCGCTGCGGCCAAGGGGGCCCTGGAGGGCGCCGCGGGCTTCGCGCTCTCGCAGGTGGGCGACCTGGCTTTCCCTCGCTTTGAGATCCCAGCGCAGAGGTTTGCCCTGCCCGCACACTACCTGGAGCGCTCCCCAGCCTGGTGGTACCCCTATACCCTGACCTCCGCCGGCGGCCACCTCCCGCGACCTGAAGGTACAGCCCCCCCTCTTTGAGCTTTCGTTGTGCTCCCCGATCGCCTGGCCCATCCCCTCCCCGTGCTGCCTCCCACTGCAGCCCCGGGACCTCCGTCTTCTCCAGCCTGCTGTTTGGCGAACTTCCTTCGGCCCCTGGCTTGCATCGCTCGGTTGCGCTGCCGGGGATCCAATCCCACTTGGTGAGAAAAGAAGTGGACTTGGAGCCCCGGGGCGCGCCGCTTCCGGGGACAAGCGGCCTTGGGCATGAATGGGGACGCCTCAGGCGGCTGGAACTGGGGACGCGGCCTGGATGGAGGCGGTGAGCGGGCGGGCCCAAGCCAGAGGCGAATCTCTCTGGGCCCCTGGACGGGGAGCTGCGGGAAGGAAGGGAAGCGGCCGCGCCGCCACCTTCCGGGGCTCCCTCGCCTGTCCTCAGGAGGAGGGGGATCCCAGGACGCGGCGCCCCTACTCTGGCCCAGCCAGAGAGGACGAGGCCGACGGGAATGGTGGGGCCTCGAGGCCTGGGTCCCAGAGGCAGCGGCAGACTAGGCCCGCCGTCCCCGGGTGCCGGCCTCCCTGACGGcagcgtgcgtgtgtgtgtgcgtctgtctgtctgtctgtctgtctctccccagCCTCGGAGAAGGCCCTCCTGCGAGACTCCTCCCCGGCCTCGGGCACCGACCGGGACTCCCCGGAGCCGCTGCTCAAGCCCGACCCCGACCACAAGGAACTGGATTCCAAGAGTCCGGACGAGATCATCCTGGAGGAGAGCGACTCGGAGGAAGGCAAGAAGGAGGCCGAGGCGGCGCCAGGCGCGGCCGGGGCGAGCgcaggggcggcggcggcggcgacgccGGGCGCGGAGGACTGGAAGAAGGGCGCCGAGAGCCCCGAGAAGAAGCCCGCGTGCCGCAAGAAGAAGACGCGCACCGTCTTCTCTCGCAGCCAGGT from Manis pentadactyla isolate mManPen7 chromosome 8, mManPen7.hap1, whole genome shotgun sequence includes:
- the HMX3 gene encoding homeobox protein HMX3; its protein translation is MPEPGPDAPGTASAQPPPPPPPPAPKESPFSIKNLLNGDHHRPPPKPQPPPRTLFAPASAAAAAAAAAAAAAAKGALEGAAGFALSQVGDLAFPRFEIPAQRFALPAHYLERSPAWWYPYTLTSAGGHLPRPEASEKALLRDSSPASGTDRDSPEPLLKPDPDHKELDSKSPDEIILEESDSEEGKKEAEAAPGAAGASAGAAAAATPGAEDWKKGAESPEKKPACRKKKTRTVFSRSQVFQLESTFDMKRYLSSSERAGLAASLHLTETQVKIWFQNRRNKWKRQLAAELEAANLSHAAAQRIVRVPILYHENSAAEGAAAAAAGAPVPVSQPLLTFPHPVYYSHPVVSSVPLLRPV